A genomic segment from Pararge aegeria chromosome 15, ilParAegt1.1, whole genome shotgun sequence encodes:
- the LOC120629882 gene encoding ATP-dependent RNA helicase glh-1-like, with protein sequence MLKSVFALILALMGTQGIKVELANEKTPYDYVKERLDSIATDRKFGLPLSDSYEVEESVDYPEEEENIKGAASSVLNTVSGVSGIGLGQGLGLGGIGLGGYGIGQGLGIGLGGLGIGAGARLGGIGSGIGGVGIGGVGTGGIGSGGVGLINPALGGIGLGGIGFGNGLLYHPILGSQVGGGYVDKKAYDVEEKKGADANIEKIEKKAGEEAKHGQEGYQEAAAAAKAEKGESSFYKDEEAKKKAAGDEKFYEGGQKIDKHGENEEQLKKAKSHKKGHVHKGFKSSSSKNEEEKSETFYDEAHDESDHKIAGHNAGSFGENAHQGFKGAHEEKILDANAQGKEGHHSVQEKVDDSKANKGEFLQKGYKEGTELLEKFNNLGAQAVHGHQEASGGFQQNKGILPIH encoded by the exons ATGTTAAAGTCAGTTTTCGCGCTCATCCTCGCGTTAATGGGAACGCAAGGGATAAAAGTTGAACTAGCCAACGAGAAAACGCCATACGATTATGTGAAAGAACGACTGGATTCTATTGCAACCGATCGGAAATTTGGACTGCCACTATCTGACTCATATGAGGTAGAAGAAAGTGTGGATTATCCTGAAGAGGAAGAGAACATTAAAGGAGCAGCTTCGTCAGTTTTAAATACAGTGTCTGGTGTTAGTGGGATTGGCTTAGGCCAAGGATTAGGTTTAGGAGGAATTGGCTTAGGTGGATACGGCATCGGCCAAGGCTTAGGAATTGGACTTGGTGGCTTAGGCATCGGTGCCGGTGCAAGACTAGGAGGAATAGGAAGTGGAATTGGTGGTGTTGGAATCGGTGGGGTGGGAACCGGCGGCATTGGTTCTGGTGGAGTAGGACTTATAAATCCCGCTTTAGGAGGTATAGGCCTCGGTGGAATTGGTTTTGGAAACGGTCTATTGTATCATCCAATTTTAGGCTCTCAAGTTGGTGGTGGGTATGTTGACAAAAAGGCTTACGACGTTGAAGAGAAGAAAGGTGCTGATGCCAATATAGAGAAAATTGAAAAGAAAGCTGGAGAAGAAGCTAAGCATGGCCAAGAAGGATATCAAGAAGCTGCCGCTGCGGCGAAGGCTGAAAAAGGAGAATCGAGTTTTTACAAAGATGAAGAGGCAAAAAAGAAGGCGGCAGGAGATGAGAAGTTTTATGAAGGTGGTCAAAAGATTGATAAACATG gCGAAAACGAAGAGCAGCTTAAAAAAGCTAAGAGTCACAAAAAGGGGCATGTCCATAAAGGATTCAAATCTTCCAGCAGTAAAAACGAAGAAGAGAAATCTGAAACATTCTATGATGAAGCTCACGATGAATCAGATCACAAGATTGCAGGACATAACGCTGGGTCCTTCGGAGAAAATGCTCATCAAGGTTTCAAGGGAGCACACGAAGAAAAGATTCTGGACGCAAATGCTCAAGGCAAGGAAGGCCATCATAGTGTTCAAGAAAAAGTTGACGATTCCAAAGCTAATAAG ggcGAATTCCTGCAAAAAGGCTACAAGGAAGGAACGGAGCTTTTGGAGAAGTTCAACAACCTTGGAGCTCAGGCAGTGCACGGCCATCAAGAGGCCAGCGGCGGCTTCCAGCAGAATAAAGGAATCCTGCCGATACATTAG